A stretch of the Sphingobacterium thalpophilum genome encodes the following:
- the ftsH gene encoding ATP-dependent zinc metalloprotease FtsH, with protein MKKIPSSKVSPKPPKFNFVWLMIAMFLGFFALQYVFGESPAKEISYSDFETRMLKTGAVERLEAYKKNDLVEVEVYLKKGWKDNPSFKDVSRGNDAIPSLSGQENAGPQYIFKDASAEVLEKKLAESQAELAPGTPKVQLTYADRSNPWASWFVTFMLPLLVLAAIWIFLMRRMGGGAAGGGGAIFNIGKSKAQLFDKESQINITFNDVAGLEEAKQEVMEIVDFLKNPRKYTNLGGKIPKGALLVGPPGTGKTLLAKAVAGEAQVPFFSLSGSDFVEMFVGVGASRVRDLFKQAKEKAPCIIFIDEIDAIGRARGKNSMMGGNDERENTLNQLLVEMDGFGTDSGVIILAATNRIDVLDSALLRPGRFDRQISIDKPDLIGREQIFKVHLKPLKLSAEVDAKKLSAQTPGFAGAEIANVCNEAALIAARKNKPEIDMQDFQDAVDRVIGGLEKKNKIISPEEKRIVAYHEAGHAIAGWFLEHADPLVKVSIVPRGVAALGYAQYLPREQFLYTTEQLIDSLCMTMGGRVAEDITFGRISTGAQNDLERITQLSYAMIAIYGMNDKVGNVSFRDSSEASFQKPYSDKTAELIDAEVRNLINDVYARTKQLLLEKREGLIKIAEKLLEKEILFQSDLEEILGKRPFETKTTYDEFVNGADGGGVPQTDLPLDVHPDETSSRDESRLDNNPSPNNIN; from the coding sequence TCCCAAGTAGTAAGGTAAGCCCAAAACCGCCAAAATTTAACTTTGTGTGGCTCATGATTGCCATGTTTTTAGGTTTTTTTGCCTTGCAATATGTTTTTGGAGAAAGCCCGGCTAAGGAAATTAGCTACAGTGATTTTGAGACACGCATGTTAAAAACAGGTGCTGTTGAGCGCTTGGAAGCTTATAAGAAAAATGATCTTGTCGAGGTTGAAGTTTACCTAAAAAAAGGCTGGAAGGATAATCCCAGCTTTAAAGATGTTTCTAGAGGAAATGATGCTATTCCAAGCCTTTCTGGCCAGGAGAATGCAGGTCCGCAATATATTTTTAAAGACGCTTCGGCTGAGGTGCTGGAAAAGAAACTGGCCGAATCACAGGCCGAGCTGGCTCCGGGAACCCCGAAAGTACAGCTTACCTATGCAGACCGCTCCAATCCTTGGGCGAGCTGGTTTGTAACGTTTATGCTGCCGTTGCTTGTGCTGGCGGCGATATGGATTTTCTTGATGCGCCGTATGGGCGGCGGTGCTGCTGGCGGCGGCGGTGCTATTTTTAATATTGGCAAGTCCAAAGCGCAGCTGTTTGACAAAGAATCGCAGATCAATATTACGTTTAATGACGTTGCGGGGCTTGAAGAAGCTAAGCAGGAAGTGATGGAGATCGTAGACTTTCTGAAAAACCCGCGTAAATACACGAATTTAGGAGGTAAGATCCCAAAAGGAGCACTGCTTGTTGGCCCTCCGGGGACAGGTAAAACCTTGCTGGCGAAGGCCGTTGCGGGTGAAGCGCAGGTACCGTTTTTCTCTTTGTCCGGCTCTGACTTCGTCGAGATGTTTGTCGGTGTGGGCGCGTCCCGCGTGCGCGACCTGTTTAAACAGGCAAAGGAAAAGGCACCATGTATTATCTTTATCGATGAAATTGATGCTATAGGACGTGCACGTGGTAAGAACTCGATGATGGGCGGTAATGACGAACGCGAAAATACCCTCAATCAGCTGCTGGTCGAAATGGATGGTTTCGGTACTGATTCGGGAGTGATTATTCTGGCCGCGACCAACCGTATTGATGTGCTGGATAGCGCGTTATTGCGTCCGGGACGTTTTGACCGCCAGATTTCTATCGATAAGCCAGATTTAATTGGCCGGGAGCAGATCTTTAAGGTGCATTTGAAGCCATTGAAGCTTTCAGCGGAAGTTGATGCTAAAAAATTATCCGCACAGACGCCTGGTTTTGCAGGTGCAGAGATTGCGAATGTCTGTAATGAGGCGGCACTGATTGCTGCGCGTAAAAACAAGCCCGAAATTGATATGCAGGATTTTCAGGACGCTGTGGACCGTGTGATCGGAGGTCTTGAGAAGAAGAATAAAATTATCTCACCTGAGGAGAAACGCATTGTGGCTTATCACGAAGCAGGGCATGCTATTGCAGGCTGGTTTTTGGAGCATGCCGATCCTTTGGTGAAGGTCTCTATCGTGCCCCGTGGTGTTGCAGCCTTAGGATATGCACAGTATCTTCCGAGAGAACAGTTTCTATATACAACTGAACAGCTGATCGATAGTCTCTGTATGACTATGGGTGGGCGTGTCGCTGAAGATATAACTTTTGGAAGAATTTCGACGGGTGCCCAAAACGACCTTGAGCGTATCACTCAGCTTTCTTATGCGATGATTGCGATCTATGGTATGAACGACAAAGTTGGAAATGTATCGTTCCGCGACAGTTCGGAAGCATCCTTCCAAAAGCCTTACTCTGACAAAACGGCAGAGCTTATCGATGCTGAAGTGCGCAATCTGATCAATGATGTATATGCTCGGACCAAGCAGTTGCTTTTGGAAAAGCGAGAAGGTCTGATCAAGATCGCAGAAAAGCTGTTGGAAAAAGAGATACTCTTCCAGTCGGATCTTGAAGAAATCCTAGGCAAACGTCCTTTTGAAACCAAAACAACCTACGATGAATTTGTTAACGGTGCGGACGGCGGCGGTGTGCCGCAAACAGATCTTCCTTTAGACGTTCATCCGGATGAGACAAGCTCGAGGGATGAAAGCCGGTTGGATAATAATCCGTCGCCAAATAATATCAACTAA
- a CDS encoding LutC/YkgG family protein, which produces MNVKNATAKEVMLKRIRQALLQKNDNPHPNFKDTALYKAEDELVDIVFVREFTAAGGKFLYCDGEIGLIENLITLTEVNNIKNIYAWEQGIQNLLTPYGFPFIKTEKDFESAHAGITSCEALIARNGSIMVSNANASGRRLSIYPPIHIVVAKASQLVWDLKDALGYMQRRYGQEVPTMISTITGPSRTADIEKRLVLGAHGPKELYVLLLEDRF; this is translated from the coding sequence ATGAACGTGAAGAATGCGACAGCGAAGGAGGTAATGTTAAAGCGTATACGTCAGGCATTGCTTCAGAAAAACGATAATCCCCATCCGAATTTTAAAGATACTGCGTTATACAAAGCTGAAGATGAACTGGTGGATATTGTTTTTGTTCGTGAGTTCACGGCGGCTGGCGGTAAGTTTTTGTATTGTGATGGTGAAATTGGACTGATTGAGAATCTGATCACATTGACCGAGGTCAACAACATCAAAAATATATATGCCTGGGAGCAGGGGATCCAAAATTTATTGACTCCGTATGGTTTTCCATTTATCAAGACCGAAAAGGATTTTGAATCTGCGCATGCGGGCATTACATCCTGTGAGGCATTGATTGCCCGCAATGGAAGTATTATGGTGAGCAACGCAAATGCTTCGGGACGACGTTTGAGTATTTACCCTCCTATACACATTGTCGTCGCCAAAGCCTCGCAATTGGTCTGGGATTTAAAGGATGCCCTGGGTTATATGCAAAGAAGGTACGGTCAGGAGGTGCCGACGATGATTTCAACGATTACAGGCCCTTCGCGGACTGCTGATATCGAAAAACGTTTGGTACTAGGAGCACATGGCCCCAAAGAGCTGTACGTTTTACTTTTGGAAGACCGATTCTAA
- a CDS encoding rhomboid family intramembrane serine protease, producing the protein MLTFYLQQTPVASVIFFFTLVTSIYTLSNEQLFGKLMLHPYSIARKERWYTLLTSGFVHRDWGHLLFNMITFYYFAFGLEQMLAQASVYGHVLFAVIYLGSLILSDIPTVIQQRNNPGYYSLGASGAICAVLFSYILFNPKMTIGVMMIIPMPAYLFAFLFLGYCIWASKNGRDGINHDAHFFGALSGLILTILCFPWVIKHCLAQF; encoded by the coding sequence ATGCTAACTTTTTATTTACAACAAACACCCGTAGCGAGTGTTATCTTCTTTTTTACACTTGTCACAAGCATTTATACCTTATCCAACGAACAACTTTTTGGCAAACTCATGCTTCATCCATATAGCATTGCACGTAAGGAACGTTGGTATACGCTATTGACCAGCGGTTTTGTGCACCGTGACTGGGGACATCTGCTGTTCAATATGATCACGTTCTATTACTTTGCATTTGGGTTAGAGCAGATGTTGGCACAAGCCAGCGTTTATGGTCATGTGCTCTTTGCCGTTATCTACTTGGGAAGCTTGATTCTCAGCGATATTCCTACGGTTATCCAGCAGCGGAACAATCCCGGATATTATAGTTTAGGAGCTTCCGGCGCTATCTGTGCGGTTCTTTTTAGTTATATTCTATTCAATCCAAAGATGACTATAGGGGTAATGATGATTATCCCTATGCCGGCTTACCTTTTTGCCTTTCTGTTTTTGGGTTATTGCATCTGGGCCTCCAAAAATGGACGGGATGGCATCAATCACGATGCCCATTTTTTCGGTGCACTTTCGGGGCTGATTTTGACCATTCTGTGTTTTCCCTGGGTGATAAAACATTGCTTAGCACAGTTCTAA
- a CDS encoding magnesium chelatase subunit ChlI family protein: MFKTQTGQRFESLQDIHCNAQMSTKLTREICKVDEPGKKLLKTAISRLNLSARAYDRILKVARTIADMEGSPQIKNHHLAEAIQYRSLDRETWGGRF; the protein is encoded by the coding sequence TTGTTCAAAACGCAAACAGGGCAACGTTTTGAGTCGTTACAAGATATCCACTGCAATGCGCAGATGAGCACGAAACTTACAAGAGAGATCTGCAAGGTTGATGAGCCGGGAAAGAAATTGCTCAAAACAGCCATATCCCGCCTCAACCTTTCTGCCAGAGCCTATGACCGGATTCTGAAGGTGGCCCGGACAATCGCTGATATGGAAGGTAGTCCACAGATTAAAAATCACCATCTGGCCGAAGCCATCCAATATAGAAGTTTAGACCGGGAGACCTGGGGCGGAAGATTTTAG
- a CDS encoding DUF4377 domain-containing protein encodes MKNSIFLLLIFLFSCSKENSDQTYIAQLEIQPTIEYVAPNPPAKPDQPKNIPALKVRESNKEEYHLGLDEISGFVFEEGNRYKLKVQITILASPPLDGNNKTYKLLEVISKQQAAINNIMKRTSILCEEDSKENY; translated from the coding sequence ATGAAAAATAGCATTTTCCTTTTATTAATTTTCCTGTTTTCGTGCAGCAAAGAAAATTCTGACCAAACCTATATTGCACAGTTGGAGATCCAACCGACTATTGAGTATGTTGCACCTAATCCGCCGGCGAAACCAGACCAACCTAAGAATATACCGGCGCTTAAGGTTAGAGAAAGTAATAAAGAAGAGTATCATTTAGGTTTAGACGAGATTAGTGGTTTTGTTTTCGAGGAAGGCAACCGTTATAAATTAAAAGTTCAGATAACTATTTTGGCATCTCCGCCGTTAGATGGGAACAACAAAACTTATAAACTTCTTGAAGTTATTTCTAAACAACAGGCAGCTATAAATAACATTATGAAAAGAACAAGTATTTTGTGTGAAGAAGATTCTAAAGAAAACTACTGA
- a CDS encoding sensor histidine kinase — protein MRSENVWGRWYKPQVRIFIHIVFWLLVTALYYLSLKRIGGDYVLYIVLKDLLVTGSLFYSINWIISKWVSKGKLAPLILFILFAYIWWISWTYCVWVLIEDFVPPSDERVSKYMHFWIDGGYFGLFALQKHPIFILDFLLLVSVPLAPKMVKVIVEDKNKMAVLERDKLELERDNLAMEVAFLKSQISPHFLFNTLNTIYQMSETNNPKTSESIVRLSHMIRYLLYQTNDDKVLISREVKFLQDYLTLAKLRFGPGTKVYLNFENTDEPYKIVPLILIPFVENAIKHGPERSRHDSWIKMSLKLDENILRFNISNGVNRISKRPGFGGIGIQNVKRRLDLRYGVDYSLQVKEEEDSYSVCLEIKL, from the coding sequence ATGAGAAGTGAAAATGTTTGGGGACGATGGTATAAACCACAAGTTCGTATTTTTATTCATATAGTCTTTTGGTTGCTTGTTACAGCTCTTTATTATTTGTCATTAAAAAGGATCGGAGGCGATTATGTGCTTTATATTGTACTGAAAGATCTCCTTGTTACCGGAAGTTTATTTTATTCAATAAACTGGATCATATCAAAGTGGGTATCGAAAGGGAAACTCGCGCCCCTCATCTTGTTCATTTTATTTGCTTATATCTGGTGGATTTCCTGGACATATTGCGTATGGGTTTTAATAGAAGATTTTGTTCCTCCCTCTGATGAAAGGGTTAGTAAATATATGCACTTTTGGATAGATGGTGGGTATTTTGGACTTTTCGCTCTCCAAAAGCATCCGATTTTTATTTTAGACTTTTTGTTATTGGTATCAGTTCCATTAGCTCCAAAGATGGTTAAGGTTATTGTTGAGGATAAGAATAAAATGGCAGTACTCGAAAGAGACAAACTAGAGCTTGAGCGGGACAATTTAGCCATGGAAGTGGCTTTTCTGAAATCGCAGATATCGCCACATTTTTTGTTTAATACCTTGAACACCATTTATCAGATGTCAGAGACAAATAACCCCAAAACATCTGAATCGATTGTAAGGCTGTCTCATATGATTCGCTATTTATTATATCAAACTAATGATGACAAGGTTTTGATTTCCAGAGAAGTAAAATTCCTTCAAGATTACCTGACTCTGGCAAAATTAAGATTTGGACCGGGCACAAAAGTCTACCTAAATTTTGAAAACACTGATGAACCTTATAAAATAGTTCCACTTATCTTAATACCGTTTGTAGAGAACGCAATAAAACATGGGCCGGAAAGAAGCCGTCATGATTCGTGGATCAAGATGTCATTAAAGTTGGATGAGAATATCCTCAGATTTAATATCTCGAATGGTGTAAATCGAATTAGCAAAAGGCCAGGATTTGGCGGCATAGGAATTCAAAATGTAAAAAGAAGATTAGATCTGCGCTATGGTGTAGATTATTCTTTGCAGGTCAAGGAAGAAGAAGATAGTTATTCAGTTTGTTTAGAAATTAAGCTTTAG
- a CDS encoding sensor histidine kinase codes for MGSDNLWGKWYTPKTRILFHILFWVGVLLLYSFTYERLVGQYYWIFTMSDFVITSSLFYLASYIMPDFVTRGKVFPAFLFFLFAYIYWLNFNYFVCRFALNHIPLSEESLHRYFKIFLKDGYWGVYKLEKMPDFLLDFLYLVSLPLSLKLTKVIFDDAYKLTISERDKLSLERDNLQMELNILKSQISPHFVFNTLNSIYRMAEKLDVKTPDAILNLSNLLRHLLYQTKDDLIYISLEIQFLNDFLDLMKLRYQDSIQIEFNVERTKEPYQIVPLILIPFLENAIKHGPDRSRKNAWVKVELRIQDGELMYNVSNSVNHLAVEHQFGGLGLQNVKRRLDIYYKDRYSLDIREDRESYTIFLKIKLEC; via the coding sequence ATGGGAAGTGATAATTTATGGGGAAAATGGTATACGCCTAAGACTCGTATTCTCTTTCATATCCTATTTTGGGTAGGAGTATTACTTCTTTACTCCTTCACTTATGAAAGGCTTGTGGGGCAATATTATTGGATTTTTACAATGAGCGATTTTGTGATTACAAGTAGCCTTTTTTATCTTGCATCCTACATTATGCCGGATTTCGTTACTAGAGGTAAAGTATTCCCCGCTTTTCTTTTTTTTCTATTTGCATATATTTATTGGCTAAACTTTAATTATTTTGTTTGTCGATTCGCCTTAAATCATATTCCTCTATCTGAGGAAAGCTTACATAGGTACTTTAAAATCTTTCTTAAAGACGGCTATTGGGGAGTTTATAAGTTGGAGAAAATGCCAGATTTTTTACTTGACTTCTTATATCTGGTATCACTTCCATTATCTCTTAAGTTAACCAAAGTAATATTTGATGATGCTTATAAGCTTACGATTTCTGAACGGGATAAATTGAGCTTAGAGCGCGATAATCTCCAAATGGAACTTAATATACTCAAATCGCAGATATCGCCTCATTTTGTTTTCAATACGCTGAATAGCATTTATCGCATGGCGGAGAAACTGGATGTGAAGACACCGGATGCGATATTAAACCTTTCCAATTTATTGAGACATCTTTTATATCAAACCAAAGATGATTTAATCTATATCTCTCTTGAAATACAGTTTCTGAATGACTTCCTCGATTTAATGAAATTAAGATACCAAGATAGTATACAAATTGAATTTAATGTTGAAAGGACAAAAGAACCATACCAGATTGTACCCTTAATTTTGATTCCCTTTCTTGAAAATGCAATTAAACACGGACCTGATAGAAGCCGAAAGAATGCTTGGGTTAAGGTTGAACTAAGAATTCAAGATGGAGAATTGATGTACAATGTTTCGAATAGTGTCAATCATTTGGCTGTAGAACATCAATTTGGTGGGTTAGGTCTACAGAATGTAAAACGAAGGCTGGATATTTATTATAAAGACCGTTATTCGCTAGATATTAGAGAGGATCGAGAAAGCTATACCATATTTTTAAAAATCAAATTAGAATGTTAG
- a CDS encoding LytR/AlgR family response regulator transcription factor produces MKCIIIDDEELAREILVSHLSKIQKIQILGIYENAIDAMSILESKDVDLVFCDIQMPDMDGVAFLKTLKNPPLFVFVTGDPSYALEGYELDVLDYILKPFGLDRLIKTIDKAQAVLNHDNGNNSDRDFLVIKDRSTIIISPYDEVFYIEGAKDYVWIETLEKRYNVWKKLLEMEEKLASAKQFIRVHKSYIVNLDFAKRVEGNIMKMRGSIKDIPIGGQYKAELYRRLGLNA; encoded by the coding sequence ATGAAGTGTATTATTATTGACGATGAAGAGCTGGCGAGAGAGATTTTGGTGTCACATTTAAGCAAAATTCAAAAAATTCAGATACTTGGCATATATGAAAACGCGATCGACGCAATGAGCATTCTTGAGTCCAAAGATGTAGATCTGGTATTTTGTGATATACAAATGCCGGATATGGATGGTGTAGCATTTTTGAAAACGTTAAAAAATCCACCACTATTTGTGTTTGTCACGGGTGATCCGAGCTATGCTTTGGAAGGGTACGAATTGGATGTTTTAGATTATATTCTCAAGCCCTTTGGTCTCGACAGGTTGATTAAAACAATAGATAAAGCACAGGCTGTTTTAAATCATGATAATGGGAACAATTCAGATAGGGATTTTTTGGTAATAAAAGATAGGTCAACTATCATTATTTCCCCTTATGACGAAGTGTTTTATATTGAAGGGGCTAAAGACTATGTCTGGATAGAAACATTAGAAAAAAGATACAATGTCTGGAAAAAGCTTTTGGAAATGGAGGAAAAATTGGCGTCGGCAAAACAGTTTATTCGTGTCCATAAATCTTATATTGTGAATCTGGATTTTGCAAAAAGAGTGGAGGGTAATATTATGAAAATGAGAGGAAGTATTAAGGATATTCCAATAGGAGGGCAATATAAAGCGGAATTATATAGGAGATTAGGTTTGAATGCGTGA
- a CDS encoding class I SAM-dependent methyltransferase, with protein MNKKTEPFQEDSYNRHSTWYINQFPEKEQKIKLLNGIKSYKGTINHWLQNQFFDCVKPITQYKNASWLTVGDAYGHDANYLIEKGVQNVIASDINDEFLAVSKEVGIVDKFSAENAENLSFDDNSVDYILCKETYHHFPRPYAALYEMIRVAKKAIIIIEPQDPILKMPLLMFMNNVLEKIKLGLINKIWKNRFSYEQVGNFVYKVSEREMEKFAAGLNLPMVAIKNFNPNFWFPGSEKIPAVKSEKRFRKILFQKAIRDFLSKLGIVPSQSMSIIIFKSLPEREIQESLTTNGYRLIEIPKNPYL; from the coding sequence ATGAACAAGAAGACAGAACCTTTTCAAGAAGATAGCTATAATAGACATTCAACTTGGTATATAAACCAATTCCCAGAAAAAGAACAAAAAATTAAATTGTTAAATGGAATAAAGTCATATAAAGGCACTATTAACCATTGGTTACAGAATCAGTTTTTTGATTGTGTCAAACCTATTACACAATATAAAAATGCATCTTGGCTTACTGTAGGAGATGCATATGGACATGATGCTAATTATTTGATAGAAAAAGGCGTTCAGAATGTCATTGCTTCCGACATTAATGATGAGTTTTTAGCGGTATCAAAAGAAGTTGGAATCGTCGATAAATTTTCTGCTGAAAATGCCGAAAATCTTTCATTCGATGATAATAGTGTTGACTACATCCTATGTAAAGAGACCTACCATCATTTTCCAAGACCTTATGCGGCATTGTATGAAATGATCCGTGTCGCAAAAAAAGCAATTATTATCATTGAACCGCAAGATCCAATTTTAAAAATGCCACTTTTGATGTTTATGAACAATGTTCTAGAAAAAATAAAACTTGGCCTAATTAATAAAATCTGGAAGAACCGCTTTTCTTATGAACAGGTCGGAAACTTTGTATATAAAGTTTCCGAAAGGGAAATGGAGAAATTTGCTGCCGGGCTGAATCTTCCAATGGTAGCAATCAAAAACTTCAATCCAAATTTTTGGTTTCCCGGAAGCGAAAAAATTCCAGCTGTAAAATCTGAAAAGAGATTTCGAAAAATTCTCTTTCAAAAAGCCATTAGAGATTTTCTATCAAAATTAGGAATTGTCCCAAGTCAATCTATGAGTATAATCATATTTAAGAGTCTACCAGAGCGCGAAATACAAGAATCATTAACAACCAACGGGTATAGGTTAATAGAAATTCCTAAGAATCCTTATTTATAA
- a CDS encoding sensor histidine kinase → MAKGRAIPILLFFIFSYFWWLTFTYITCELLEGIVPIEDKRIYKYVHYFLEDGFLGIYSIKKVPTLILDFLFLISLPLAPKLAKLLIEDANIMLVMERNKAELELAKANLERDNLKMEVEILKSQISPHFLFNTLNSIYRLAKKGDPNTAETIEQLSSMLRYMLYQTGDDKIILKKEIHFLRDYLNLIHIRFGQGVRLGVFIDEINEPYRIAPLMLLPFIENAIKHGPERSRKDAWIHVSLTLNEGILKFVVANGVNRGSKEPIKGGIGLQNVKRRLELKYSERYVLDIKDKPDSYSIILEIDLNNFER, encoded by the coding sequence GTGGCAAAGGGACGAGCAATTCCAATTTTACTTTTTTTTATTTTCTCATATTTTTGGTGGTTGACATTCACATATATTACATGTGAGTTATTGGAGGGTATTGTCCCAATTGAAGATAAACGAATTTATAAGTATGTTCATTACTTCCTTGAAGATGGATTTTTAGGAATATACAGCATAAAAAAAGTTCCAACGTTAATTCTTGACTTTCTATTTTTAATCTCCTTGCCTTTGGCTCCAAAGCTAGCTAAATTACTTATCGAAGATGCCAACATCATGCTGGTGATGGAAAGGAATAAGGCCGAATTAGAGCTTGCTAAAGCAAATTTGGAACGAGATAACTTAAAAATGGAAGTGGAAATATTAAAATCACAAATTTCACCCCATTTCCTCTTTAATACATTGAATAGTATTTATAGGCTGGCTAAAAAGGGTGATCCGAACACTGCTGAAACTATAGAACAGCTTTCAAGTATGCTCCGATATATGCTTTATCAAACTGGTGATGATAAGATAATTTTAAAAAAGGAGATACATTTCCTCCGAGATTACCTTAATCTCATTCATATTAGATTCGGACAGGGTGTAAGACTTGGAGTTTTTATTGATGAAATTAATGAACCGTATCGAATAGCACCACTAATGCTTTTACCTTTTATTGAAAATGCTATTAAACATGGTCCTGAAAGAAGCCGGAAAGATGCTTGGATTCATGTATCGTTAACTCTAAATGAAGGTATATTAAAATTTGTTGTGGCCAATGGAGTCAATAGGGGCAGTAAAGAGCCAATAAAGGGAGGAATAGGTTTACAGAACGTGAAGAGAAGATTAGAATTGAAATATAGCGAGAGATATGTCTTAGATATAAAGGATAAACCTGATAGTTACTCTATCATTTTAGAAATTGATTTGAATAATTTTGAGAGATGA
- a CDS encoding sensor histidine kinase codes for MRSEIIWGKWYTPFVRVIVHIIFWILVFCTYSFTYKRLGGSYIWILVAKELFVTTSLFYSVIWLISKWIEKRKVLPIVIFIVFSYIWWLNITYLTCDILNDFELKEGRAFIKYVRFFTDDGYFGIYQLKKFPSVFPDFLTLVSLPLTPKLVKHLIAQGNKMLLLEKTQAELELEKANLELKTTNLELDKANLERDNLKMELKILKSQISPHFLFNTLNSIYRLAEKGEASTPNTIMKLSNMLRYMLYQANDDKISIAKEIQFLNDYLDLIRIRFGDSVNLNFNIKKIKEPYRVVPLMLLPFIENAIKHGPDRSRADAWITVSLTIEDGILRFVVANGLNKNSPASPRGGIGLQNVKRTLELRYKDRYTLNMSDNMNSYSVILEIEL; via the coding sequence ATGAGAAGTGAAATTATTTGGGGAAAATGGTATACACCTTTTGTTAGGGTGATCGTGCATATAATTTTTTGGATATTGGTCTTCTGCACGTATTCTTTTACCTATAAAAGGCTAGGTGGTAGCTATATCTGGATTTTAGTGGCAAAAGAACTTTTTGTTACTACTTCCTTGTTCTATTCAGTCATATGGCTTATTTCTAAATGGATAGAAAAAAGAAAAGTACTGCCCATCGTAATATTTATTGTTTTTTCATATATCTGGTGGTTAAATATCACGTATTTGACGTGTGATATTCTTAACGATTTTGAATTAAAGGAAGGTAGAGCATTTATTAAGTATGTAAGATTTTTTACCGATGATGGCTATTTTGGTATTTATCAACTTAAAAAATTTCCTAGTGTATTTCCTGATTTTTTGACCCTTGTATCCCTACCGTTAACACCAAAATTGGTTAAGCATCTTATTGCTCAAGGCAACAAGATGCTCTTATTAGAAAAGACTCAGGCAGAACTCGAACTTGAAAAGGCAAATTTAGAACTAAAGACTACTAATCTTGAATTAGATAAAGCAAATCTGGAACGAGATAATCTGAAAATGGAACTGAAAATTCTTAAATCCCAGATTTCTCCCCATTTTTTATTTAATACATTAAATAGCATATATAGGCTAGCGGAAAAAGGAGAAGCCAGTACCCCTAATACTATAATGAAACTGTCGAATATGCTTCGGTATATGCTTTACCAAGCTAATGATGATAAAATATCCATTGCCAAAGAAATCCAGTTTTTAAATGATTATCTAGATCTTATCCGGATAAGATTTGGTGATAGCGTTAATCTGAATTTTAATATAAAGAAAATAAAAGAACCTTATCGAGTTGTACCATTAATGTTATTACCTTTTATTGAAAACGCCATCAAACATGGACCAGATAGAAGCAGGGCTGATGCTTGGATTACTGTTTCATTAACTATAGAAGATGGTATTTTAAGGTTCGTGGTCGCAAATGGTTTAAATAAAAACAGTCCTGCATCTCCCAGAGGCGGCATTGGATTGCAAAATGTTAAAAGAACACTTGAACTTCGATATAAGGACAGATACACGTTAAACATGTCAGATAATATGAATAGTTACTCCGTGATACTTGAAATTGAATTGTAA